The sequence ACATATACCTCTCCTCGCTCACCGACGAGAAGGGGAGCTTCGCAGGCATCGTCTTCTCCATTCGCGACGTCACCGTGGAACAGCAGGTGGACAAGATGAAGACCGAGTTCATCTCCACGGTGTCCCACGAGCTGAAGACGCCTCTCACCTCGATAAAGGGATCGCTGCAGCTCCTTTTGACCCGGAGCAAATGGCTCACCGACACCGAGAGGCAGCTCCTCACCGTCTGCTTCCGCAACACACAGCGCCTGATCCGGCTCATCGGAGAGATCCTCGATATCTCCGGCATCGAGTCCGGCGGCATGGTTTTCAAGTTCAAGCCGGTGTCGATCGGCGAACTCGCCGTTTACGCCGTCGAGGAGATCAAGTCCTACGCCATGGGGCGCGACATCACCATCGTCAACACGGTGGGGGAGCACCTCCCCATGGTGTACGGCGACAGCGACCGGCTGATCCAGGTGCTCACGAACCTCCTCTCCAACGCGGTGAAGTTCTCGCCGGAGGGGAAGGTGGTCATGATCAGCGCCGAGCAGGAAGGAAACTACGTGGTGGTCTCGGTCGCGGACAAGGGGCGCGTCATCCAGTGGTCGGATCGCGACAAACTTTTCAAGAAATTCCAACAGATAGAGTGCCAGGAGCGCGGCAAGGTGGGGGGGACCGGGCTGGGGCTCGCCATCTGCAAGGAGATCGTCGAGCGCCACCACGGCAGGATCTTCTACACCGCGGCGCAGGAGCGCGGCAACACCTTCAGCTTCACCGTTCCAATCATAGGGGAGACCGATGGAAAAAAATAAGATACTGATCGTCGACGACGAGGCGGACATCGCCCTCATCCTCAAGCTGCAGCTGGAGGATGCCGGGTTCGAGACGGTCCGCGCCCGCGACGGCGTCGAGGCCCTGGAGGCGGTCGCCGCGGAGCGGTTCGCCCTGATCATGCTCGACATCAAGATGCCGCGCATGGACGGCCTCGAGGTGCTGAGCCGGATACGGACCGACGAGACGCCGGTGGTGATGATGACCGCCCACGGCAGCGAGGACATCGCTGTGGAGGCGATGAAGAACGGCGCCCTCGACTACATCTCCAAGCCCTTTTCCGCCGACGACATGCTGCAAAAGGTGGAGCGGGCCATAAGCATCGACAGGACCCGCAAGGAGAACGCGAGGCTGCAGCGCCAACTGGACGAGGAGCGCCTGAAGATGGCGGCGGTGCTGCAGGGGATGGCCGACCTCCTGCTGGCGGTCGACCTCGAAGGGCGCATCATCACCGCAAGCCGGGAGGCGGAACGCGTCCTGAGTGCGGAGGGGACCATCGGCGGGAGGCCCATTGAGGAGGTACTGAAGGCGGAGGTCCCGGGCGGCGAGTTGCCTGCGCGGACGGTACTGAGAACCGATGAGTCGTGCCTCGACGTCTCCTACACGTTGCACGTCGGCGGCCGGGCCGTTCCGGTACTTTCCTCGGCGGCGCCGCTTAGAAATGCCGAGGGAGATCTGGTGGGAAGCGTCGAGATCATCAGGGACATCTCCAAGCTGAAGGAACTGGAGCAGGAGAAGGAAGATTTCGTCAGCATGCTCTCTCACGACCTCAAGTCGCCGATCACCGCGGTGGTCGGCTCCATCGACCTCGTGCGGGAAGGAAAGCTCGGCACGGTGACCCCGGACCAGCGCGAGTACCTTAACGCCGCCATCGAGAGCTGCGAAGAGATGGTGGAGATGATCGACACCCTGCTCGGCATCCACAAGTTCGAAGCGGGCAAGATGAAGCTCGCCTTCAGGGAGGAGGAGCCCGGCGCCCTGGTCGGCCGCAGCGTCAGCAAGTTACAGACCGTCGCCGAGCGTGGCGGCATCCGGCTCTTCACCACCATCGTCCCGGATCTTCCGGCGGTTTCGGCGGACCGCTCCTCCTTCAACCGCATCATAGGAAACCTCCTCTCCAACGCGGTGAAGTTCACCCCCGAAGAGGGGGAAATCGAGGTCTCCGCCGATCTCGTGAGGGACCCCTCCTCCATCACCGGAACGATTCCCGAGGAGATCTACGCGGACGATCAGCTCCCGAAAGAGGGGGACTTCGTCAGGATCCGCGTGCGCGACAGCGGCGTCGGCATACCACAGGAGTCCATCGGCTCCATCTTCGACCGTTTCGTGCAGGCAAGAAACCGGCGCCAGGGAAAGACCCGCGGCACCGGCCTCGGCCTCGCCTTCTGCCGCAAGGCGGTGGACGCCCACGGTGGCTACATCTGGGCCGAAAGTGAACCCGGAAGGGGAAGTGTCTTCACCATCCTTCTTCCGGCGCTTCCCGAGGAGCCTGAGGAATAGGTTTAATTAGCCACGCATCCCCCAAAGCCCCATAGGGCTTTTCGAAGGTACTTTTAATTATTCTATTTTTTGTTTTGTGATTTGTAGTAAAGTATGTCTTCGTTCGAGAGGGGTACCTTCTCATGGGAAAACCGGCACTATGCAGATGATCCTGGGAGGATAGGGGGGCAAGTGGCGCTGCGAGAAAGCGACGCGGGTTACCGCGAGTTGTTCGAGGAAAATCCCGAGCCGATGTGGGTATGCCGTCGGGAGGACGGCCGGATCCTTGCGGTGAACGAGGCGGCGCTTCGGCTGTACGGCTACGCGCGCAGCGAGTTCCTTGCCCTGGGGCTGTCGGGGCTGTCGGTAGATCCCTGTTCGGCCCCGGCCGGCGAGGATGACCTGGAGCGCACCTGCCGGCAGCGTCACCGGGACGGGAGCGAGTTGGAGCTGAAGCTCACCTGGCGCCCCTTGTGGTTTCAAGGGGAACCGGCGCACCTGGTGCTTGCGCGCATAAATCCCTCCGTTTCCACCGGCGAGGAGTCGCTGCGTCGGCAGTTGGAGGAGAGGCTCGTGCAACTGGAGGCGGCTCAGCGCGAGATGGAGGCCTTCAGCTATTCCATATCGCACGACTTGAGGGCACCGCTAAGGCACATAGACGGCTTCAGCCGCGCCGTGCTGGACGACTTCGGCGCTGCGCTTGGAGACCAGGGGCGGGAGTACCTGACCCGCATCTGCCAGGCCACGGGAAAGATGGCGCAACTCATCGACGCCATCCTGCAGTTTGTCCGGGTGGGCAGGTGCGAGCTGACCCGACAGCCCATCGACCTGAGCGTGAAAGCCCAGGTGATCTCCCTCGAGCTCAGGCACAACGATCCGGCGCGGCAGGCGGAATTCGACATCCCGGAGGGGATCAAGGGGGAGGCGGACCCGAAACTTGCCAGGCAACTCCTCGAGGTGTTGATCGGCAACGCCTGGAAGTTCAGCTCCAAGGTGGGTGAGGCGCGCATCCGGCTGGGGGTCAAGGAAGAGGAAGGAGAGAGGGTCTACTTCGTTGCCGACAACGGCGCAGGCTTCGACATGGCGTACGCCGGCAAGCTCTTCACCCTGTTCAACAGGCTGCACCGCACCGACGAGTTCGAGGGAAGCGGCGTCGGGCTGGCGATTGCGCACCGCATCGTGACGCGCCACGGCGGCAGGATCTGGGCGGAGAGCGCACCCGGCAAGGGAACCACCATCTTCTTCACCCTGACTTCTAGAGGCAATTGACGACGGGTACTAACAGTGACGCGGCGGATTGACAATTGACGATTGACAATTGACAATGTAAAGCCCGGCACTGAAGCGAACAGCTTTTATTGGCGGTACTAAGGCGGGGATGGAGTCATGGTGATGGGGAATTGACAGTGGAGGTCGGTGGGGCTGTCATCGTCAATGGTCCATTATCAGCTGTCAGTTGCTGGAGGTAGTGCGTTGTCAATCGTCAATCTTCAATCGTCAATTCCCTTGAAGGTTCTGCTTGTCGAGGATTCCCTGGAAGACAGCCTGCTCCTGGTCCGCGAGCTGGTACGCGGCGGCTATCGGCTGGAGCACCGGCGCGTCGAGACCGCGGAGGGGATGCGCCGGGCGTTGCAGGACAACAAGTGGGACGTGGTGATATCCGATTACCGGATGCCGGCCTTCGACGCGCTCGGCGCCCTGCATATCCTGCACGAAAGCGGAGAGGACATCCCCTTCATCATCGTCTCCGGCAAGATCGGCGAAGACCTCGCGGTAGCCGCCATGAAGTCGGGGGCGAACGATTACCTGATGAAAGGGAACCTGGCGCGCCTTGTGCCGGTCGTGGAGCGCGAGCTGCGCGAGGCGGAGGAGCGCAAGGCGCACCGGCTCACCCAGGAAAAGGTGAGCCGCGGCAAGGCGGAGTGGGAATCGGTCTTCGACGCGGTCTCCGACCTCATCATCATCACCGACAACGAAGGGGTCATCTCTCGCTGCAACGGCCGGGTCTTCTCCTACTTCCCCGGCGGATACGGGGCCATCCTCGGCAAGCGCATCGACGAGGTCTTCTTCGGATCTGAGCTTCCCGAGGGAAAGGTCTTCCGCTTCCTGCACATGCAGGGCGAAACCGAAGAGGACATCCGCTTCCCCAACCTGAGCGGCTGGTACAACGTGGCGAGCTACCCGATGCGTATCGAGGGGAACGACCGCGCAGGCTTCGTGCACATCATAAAAGACATCACCAAAAGGCGCGAAGTGGAGGAAGAGAAGCGGACCAGCGACCGCGAACTCCTCACCTTATACGCGGTAGCCTTCCGCCTGCAGTACACCAAAGGGGTGGAGAAGGTGATGGGCGACCTCCTCTTCCAACTGCACAACATGCTGCAGATGGACTTTTCCTGCATCCATCTCTTCGAGGGTGGTGAGCGGCTGAAGATGCGCGCCTCCCTCGGGCTCTCCGCCCCCTTCGAAAAAGCTATGAAGACGCTACCCGCCGATGCGGAATGGACGAAACTCGCCCAAGGGGGGCGTCCCTTCCTCGGCGAGGAGCCCGACTCGCGCTTTCCGGAGAAGGCGAAGAAGGCTGCCGTCGCCATGGGGCTGCACTCCTGGTGCACGGTGCCTTTGAAGATCGGGCAGGAAGTGATGGGGGTGATGACGGTCGGGACCATCTCCGGGCGCAACTACAGCGACCGCGACGTCTTCCTGCTTTGCTCCATTGCCGGACAGCTCGCCGTTCTGATCGACAACTACAGCCTCTACGACAAGATGAAGGAGAAGGCCGAGGAGCTCTACAAGAGCAAGATGGAGCTCAAGGAAAACCTGCAGAAGGTCAAGAGGGCGAACATCGAACTCGGGCGCCTCAACACCGCCAAGAACAACTTCATCGGCATCGCCTCCCACGAGCTCAAGACCCCGATCACCTCGATCATGGGCGGGGTCGAGTTCCTGCTGAAGTACTCGGGGATCCCGATGACCCCCGAGCAGCACAACATCTTCTCCTCGGTGTACGAAGGAACGGTGCAGCTCCGAAAGCTGGTCGAGGATCTCCTTTCCATCTCGAGGATCGAGGCCCAGGGGCCGCTGGCGCAGAAAAAGCCTGCAAACCTGATCCAGCTCTGCCGCGAGGTGCACGACCTCTTTGCGCTGCCCCTTTCCGAGCGGCACATCGCCGTGAAGATCACCGGCGAGGAGAGCGCGGTACCGGTTGATGAGGGATTCGTGACCCTGGCGGTGCGAAACCTCATGGAGAACGCCATCAAGTTCACGCGCGACGGCGGCGAGGTGCGGCTCATAGGCCGCACGCTGAAGCATGCGCGCCTGAAGGAGTTGACCCCTTTGGTGCGCCAGTTCTACTCCTCCTTTCCCAACAACATCGCTGCGGTGAAAAGTTACTACCTGCTGCAGGTGAGCGACAACGGCATCGGCATCCCTGCCGACGAACGGGTCCGCGTGTTCGACAAGTTC is a genomic window of Geomonas ferrireducens containing:
- a CDS encoding ATP-binding response regulator is translated as MEKNKILIVDDEADIALILKLQLEDAGFETVRARDGVEALEAVAAERFALIMLDIKMPRMDGLEVLSRIRTDETPVVMMTAHGSEDIAVEAMKNGALDYISKPFSADDMLQKVERAISIDRTRKENARLQRQLDEERLKMAAVLQGMADLLLAVDLEGRIITASREAERVLSAEGTIGGRPIEEVLKAEVPGGELPARTVLRTDESCLDVSYTLHVGGRAVPVLSSAAPLRNAEGDLVGSVEIIRDISKLKELEQEKEDFVSMLSHDLKSPITAVVGSIDLVREGKLGTVTPDQREYLNAAIESCEEMVEMIDTLLGIHKFEAGKMKLAFREEEPGALVGRSVSKLQTVAERGGIRLFTTIVPDLPAVSADRSSFNRIIGNLLSNAVKFTPEEGEIEVSADLVRDPSSITGTIPEEIYADDQLPKEGDFVRIRVRDSGVGIPQESIGSIFDRFVQARNRRQGKTRGTGLGLAFCRKAVDAHGGYIWAESEPGRGSVFTILLPALPEEPEE
- a CDS encoding hybrid sensor histidine kinase/response regulator; amino-acid sequence: MKVLLVEDSLEDSLLLVRELVRGGYRLEHRRVETAEGMRRALQDNKWDVVISDYRMPAFDALGALHILHESGEDIPFIIVSGKIGEDLAVAAMKSGANDYLMKGNLARLVPVVERELREAEERKAHRLTQEKVSRGKAEWESVFDAVSDLIIITDNEGVISRCNGRVFSYFPGGYGAILGKRIDEVFFGSELPEGKVFRFLHMQGETEEDIRFPNLSGWYNVASYPMRIEGNDRAGFVHIIKDITKRREVEEEKRTSDRELLTLYAVAFRLQYTKGVEKVMGDLLFQLHNMLQMDFSCIHLFEGGERLKMRASLGLSAPFEKAMKTLPADAEWTKLAQGGRPFLGEEPDSRFPEKAKKAAVAMGLHSWCTVPLKIGQEVMGVMTVGTISGRNYSDRDVFLLCSIAGQLAVLIDNYSLYDKMKEKAEELYKSKMELKENLQKVKRANIELGRLNTAKNNFIGIASHELKTPITSIMGGVEFLLKYSGIPMTPEQHNIFSSVYEGTVQLRKLVEDLLSISRIEAQGPLAQKKPANLIQLCREVHDLFALPLSERHIAVKITGEESAVPVDEGFVTLAVRNLMENAIKFTRDGGEVRLIGRTLKHARLKELTPLVRQFYSSFPNNIAAVKSYYLLQVSDNGIGIPADERVRVFDKFYGVGDIAHHSSGDTAFMSKGSGLGLSIVRGIMDAHEGVVWVEEAEGGGSTFSLLFPQE
- a CDS encoding PAS domain-containing sensor histidine kinase, with the protein product MALRESDAGYRELFEENPEPMWVCRREDGRILAVNEAALRLYGYARSEFLALGLSGLSVDPCSAPAGEDDLERTCRQRHRDGSELELKLTWRPLWFQGEPAHLVLARINPSVSTGEESLRRQLEERLVQLEAAQREMEAFSYSISHDLRAPLRHIDGFSRAVLDDFGAALGDQGREYLTRICQATGKMAQLIDAILQFVRVGRCELTRQPIDLSVKAQVISLELRHNDPARQAEFDIPEGIKGEADPKLARQLLEVLIGNAWKFSSKVGEARIRLGVKEEEGERVYFVADNGAGFDMAYAGKLFTLFNRLHRTDEFEGSGVGLAIAHRIVTRHGGRIWAESAPGKGTTIFFTLTSRGN